One part of the Arabidopsis thaliana chromosome 4, partial sequence genome encodes these proteins:
- a CDS encoding alpha/beta-Hydrolases superfamily protein (alpha/beta-Hydrolases superfamily protein; CONTAINS InterPro DOMAIN/s: Alpha/beta hydrolase fold-1 (InterPro:IPR000073); BEST Arabidopsis thaliana protein match is: alpha/beta-Hydrolases superfamily protein (TAIR:AT1G64670.1); Has 35333 Blast hits to 34131 proteins in 2444 species: Archae - 798; Bacteria - 22429; Metazoa - 974; Fungi - 991; Plants - 531; Viruses - 0; Other Eukaryotes - 9610 (source: NCBI BLink).) yields MNLSRFASRLRMAEEISKTKVGSSSTASVADSSAAASAATNAAKSRWKILWPNSLRWIPTSTDYIIAAEKRLLSILKTPYVQEQVSIGSGPPGSKIRWFRSTSNESRYINTVTFDAKEGAPTLVMVHGYGASQGFFFRNFDALASRFRVIAIDQLGWGGSSRPDFTCRSTEETEAWFIDSFEEWRKAQNLSNFILLGHSFGGYVAAKYALKHPEHVQHLILVGSAGFSAEADAKSEWLTKFRATWKGAVLNHLWESNFTPQKLVRGLGPWGPGLVNRYTTARFGAHSEGTGLTEEEAKLLTDYVYHTLAAKASGELCLKYIFSFGAFARKPLLQRYVHQKHC; encoded by the exons ATGAACTTGAGCCGTTTTGCTTCGAGATTAAGAATGGCGGAAGAAATCTCAAAGACGAAGGTGGGATCTTCTTCTACTGCTTCGGTGGCTGATTCATCTGCTGCTGCGTCGGCTGCAACGAATGCGGCCAAATCAAGATGGAAAATTTTGTGGCCTAATTCGCTCCGGTGGATTCCTACGTCCACCGATTACATCATCGCCGCCGAGAAACGTCTTCTCTCCATCCTCAA GACGCCTTATGTACAAGAGCAAGTCAGTATTGGTTCAGGACCACCAGGTTCTAAAATCAGGTGGTTTAGGTCTACGAGCAATGAGTCACGTTACATCAACACTGTTACATTTGATGCCAAGGAGGGAGCTCCTACACTCGTCATGGTTCATGGTTATGGTGCTTCTCAAGGGTTTTTCTTCCGTAATTTTGATGCTCTTGCCAGTCGATTTAGAGTGATCGCTATTGATCAACTTGG GTGGGGTGGTTCAAGTAGGCCTGATTTTACATGTAGAAGCACAGAAG AAACTGAGGCATGGTTTATCGACTCCTTTGAGGAATGGCGTAAAGCCCAGAATCTCAGTAACTTTATTCTATTAGGACATTCTTTTGGAGGCTATGTTGCTGCTAAATACGCGCTTAAG CATCCTGAACATGTTCAACACTTAATTCTGGTGGGATCTGCTGGGTTCTCAGCAGAAGCAGATGCCAAATCAGAATGGCTCACTAAATTTAGAGCAACATGGAAAGGTGCAGTCCTAAATCATTTATGGGAGTCAAATTTCACTCCTCAGAAGCTGGTTAG AGGATTAGGTCCTTGGGGTCCAGGTCTTGTAAATCGGTATACAACTGCAAGATTTGGTGCACATTCGGAGGGAACTGGGCTAACAGAAGAGGAAGCCAAATTGCTAACCG ATTATGTGTACCATACTTTGGCTGCAAAGGCTAGTGGAGAGTTATGCTTGAAATACATCTTCTCATTTGGAGCATTTGCTAGGAAGCCCCTCTTACAAAGGTATGTCCACCAAAAACATTGCTGA
- a CDS encoding alpha/beta-Hydrolases superfamily protein (alpha/beta-Hydrolases superfamily protein; CONTAINS InterPro DOMAIN/s: Alpha/beta hydrolase fold-1 (InterPro:IPR000073); BEST Arabidopsis thaliana protein match is: alpha/beta-Hydrolases superfamily protein (TAIR:AT1G64670.1); Has 13697 Blast hits to 13658 proteins in 1951 species: Archae - 114; Bacteria - 10198; Metazoa - 427; Fungi - 417; Plants - 428; Viruses - 0; Other Eukaryotes - 2113 (source: NCBI BLink).), with the protein MNLSRFASRLRMAEEISKTKVGSSSTASVADSSAAASAATNAAKSRWKILWPNSLRWIPTSTDYIIAAEKRLLSILKTPYVQEQVSIGSGPPGSKIRWFRSTSNESRYINTVTFDAKEGAPTLVMVHGYGASQGFFFRNFDALASRFRVIAIDQLGWGGSSRPDFTCRSTEETEAWFIDSFEEWRKAQNLSNFILLGHSFGGYVAAKYALKHPEHVQHLILVGSAGFSAEADAKSEWLTKFRATWKGAVLNHLWESNFTPQKLVRGLGPWGPGLVNRYTTARFGAHSEGTGLTEEEAKLLTDYVYHTLAAKASGELCLKYIFSFGAFARKPLLQSASEWKVPTTFIYGMNDWMNYQGAVEARKSMKVPCEIIRVPQGGHFVFIDNPIGFHSAVLYACRKFISQDSSHDQQLLDGLRLV; encoded by the exons ATGAACTTGAGCCGTTTTGCTTCGAGATTAAGAATGGCGGAAGAAATCTCAAAGACGAAGGTGGGATCTTCTTCTACTGCTTCGGTGGCTGATTCATCTGCTGCTGCGTCGGCTGCAACGAATGCGGCCAAATCAAGATGGAAAATTTTGTGGCCTAATTCGCTCCGGTGGATTCCTACGTCCACCGATTACATCATCGCCGCCGAGAAACGTCTTCTCTCCATCCTCAA GACGCCTTATGTACAAGAGCAAGTCAGTATTGGTTCAGGACCACCAGGTTCTAAAATCAGGTGGTTTAGGTCTACGAGCAATGAGTCACGTTACATCAACACTGTTACATTTGATGCCAAGGAGGGAGCTCCTACACTCGTCATGGTTCATGGTTATGGTGCTTCTCAAGGGTTTTTCTTCCGTAATTTTGATGCTCTTGCCAGTCGATTTAGAGTGATCGCTATTGATCAACTTGG GTGGGGTGGTTCAAGTAGGCCTGATTTTACATGTAGAAGCACAGAAG AAACTGAGGCATGGTTTATCGACTCCTTTGAGGAATGGCGTAAAGCCCAGAATCTCAGTAACTTTATTCTATTAGGACATTCTTTTGGAGGCTATGTTGCTGCTAAATACGCGCTTAAG CATCCTGAACATGTTCAACACTTAATTCTGGTGGGATCTGCTGGGTTCTCAGCAGAAGCAGATGCCAAATCAGAATGGCTCACTAAATTTAGAGCAACATGGAAAGGTGCAGTCCTAAATCATTTATGGGAGTCAAATTTCACTCCTCAGAAGCTGGTTAG AGGATTAGGTCCTTGGGGTCCAGGTCTTGTAAATCGGTATACAACTGCAAGATTTGGTGCACATTCGGAGGGAACTGGGCTAACAGAAGAGGAAGCCAAATTGCTAACCG ATTATGTGTACCATACTTTGGCTGCAAAGGCTAGTGGAGAGTTATGCTTGAAATACATCTTCTCATTTGGAGCATTTGCTAGGAAGCCCCTCTTACAAAG TGCATCAGAGTGGAAAGTGCCAACAACGTTTATCTATGGAATGAATGATTGGATGAACTATCAAGGTGCGGTGGAAGCGAGGAAATCCATGAAGGTCCCTTGCGAAATCATTCGGGTTCCACAG GGTGGTCATTTTGTGTTCATAGACAACCCAATTGGTTTTCATTCTGCAGTGCTTTATGCTTGCCGCAAGTTTATATCTCAAGACTCCTCTCATGATCAACAACTCCTAGATGGTCTACGATTGGTTTAG
- the GRF8 gene encoding growth-regulating factor 8: MRMLLGIPYVDKSVLSNSVLERGKQDKSKLLLVDKCHYELDVEERKEDFVGGFGFGVVENSHKDVMVLPHHHYYPSYSSPSSSSLCYCSAGVSDPMFSVSSNQAYTSSHSGMFTPAGSGSAAVTVADPFFSLSSSGEMRRSMNEDAGAAFSEAQWHELERQRNIYKYMMASVPVPPELLTPFPKNHQSNTNPDVTVAVATGGSLQLGIASSASNNTADLEPWRCKRTDGKKWRCSRNVIPDQKYCERHTHKSRPRSRKHVESSHQSSHHNDIRTAKNDTSQLVRTYPQFYGQPISQIPVLSTLPSASSPYDHHRGLRWFTKEDDAIGTLNPETQEAVQLKVGSSRELKRGFDYDLNFRQKEPIVDQSFGALQGLLSLNQTPQHNQETRQFVVEGKQDEAMGSSLTLSMAGGGMEETEGTNQHQWVSHEGPSWLYSTTPGGPLAEALCLGVSNNPSSSTTTSSCSRSSS; this comes from the exons ATGAGGATGCTTCTTGGGATTCCTTACGTAGACAAGTCGGTTCTTTCCAACTCTGTTCTTGAGAG AGGCAAGCAGGATAAAAGCAAACTATTGTTAGTCGACAAATGCCATTATGAGCTTGATGTTGAAG AACGCAAGGAAGATTTTGTTGGTGGGTTTGGATTTGGTGTTGTAGAAAATTCGCATAAAGACGTTATGGTGCTACCTCATCATCACTATTATCCATCATATTCATcaccttcctcttcttctttgtgttaCTGTTCTGCTGGTGTTAGCGATCCCatgttctctgtttctagCAATCAGGCTTACACTTCTTCTCACAGTGGTATGTTCACACCCGCCGGTTCTGGTTCTGCTGCTGTGACTGTAGCAGATCCTTTTTTCTCCTTGAGCTCTTCAG GGGAAATGAGAAGAAGTATGAACGAAGATGCTGGTGCAGCTTTCAGCGAAGCTCAATGGCATGAGCTTGAGAGGCAGAGGAATATATACAAGTACATGATGGCTTCTGTTCCTGTTCCTCCAGAGCTTCTCACACCCTTTCCCAAGAACCACCAATCAAACACTAACCCGGATG TAACTGTGGCAGTGGCGACAGGAGGCTCATTGCAGCTGGGGATTGCTTCAAGCGCAAGCAATAACACGGCTGATCTGGAGCCATGGAGGTGCAAGAGAACAGATGGGAAGAAATGGAGGTGCTCTAGAAACGTGATTCCTGATCAGAAATACTGTGAGAGACACACACACAAGAGCCGTCCTCGTTCAAGAAAGCATGTGGAATCATCTCACCAATCATCTCACCACAATGACATTCGTACGGCTAAGAATGATACTAGCCAGCTTGTGAGAACTTATCCTCAGTTTTACGGACAACCTATAAGCCAGATCCCTGTGCTTTCTACTCTTCCGTCTGCCTCCTCTCCATATGATCACCACAG AGGACTGAGGTGGTTTACGAAAGAAGATGATGCCATTGGAACCTTAAACCCGGAGACTCAAGAAGCTGTCCAGCTGAAAGTTGGATCAAGCAGAGAGCTCAAACGGGGATTCGATTATGATCTGAATTTCAGGCAGAAAGAGCCAATAGTAGACCAGAGCTTTGGAGCATTGCAGGGTCTATTAAGTCTAAACCAGACACCACAACATAACCAAGAAACAAGACAGTTTGTTGTAGAAGGAAAGCAAGATGAAGCGATGGGAAGCTCTCTGACACTCTCAATGGCTGGAGGAGGCATGGAGGAAACAGAGGGAACAAACCAGCATCAGTGGGTTAGCCATGAAGGTCCATCATGGCTCTATTCAACAACACCAGGTGGACCATTGGCTGAAGCACTGTGTCTCGGTGTCTCCAACAACCCAAGTTCTAGTACTACTACTAGTAGCTGCAGCAGAAGCTCAAGCTAA
- the GRF8 gene encoding growth-regulating factor 8 (growth-regulating factor 8 (GRF8); FUNCTIONS IN: transcription activator activity; INVOLVED IN: leaf development; LOCATED IN: nucleus, chloroplast envelope; EXPRESSED IN: 9 plant structures; EXPRESSED DURING: 6 growth stages; CONTAINS InterPro DOMAIN/s: Glutamine-Leucine-Glutamine, QLQ (InterPro:IPR014978), WRC (InterPro:IPR014977); BEST Arabidopsis thaliana protein match is: growth-regulating factor 7 (TAIR:AT5G53660.1); Has 485 Blast hits to 474 proteins in 17 species: Archae - 0; Bacteria - 0; Metazoa - 0; Fungi - 0; Plants - 485; Viruses - 0; Other Eukaryotes - 0 (source: NCBI BLink).) codes for MRMLLGIPYVDKSVLSNSVLERGKQDKSKLLLVDKCHYELDVEERKEDFVGGFGFGVVENSHKDVMVLPHHHYYPSYSSPSSSSLCYCSAGVSDPMFSVSSNQAYTSSHSGMFTPAGSGSAAVTVADPFFSLSSSGEMRRSMNEDAGAAFSEAQWHELERQRNIYKYMMASVPVPPELLTPFPKNHQSNTNPDVDTYRSGMFSIYADYKNLPLSMWMTVTVAVATGGSLQLGIASSASNNTADLEPWRCKRTDGKKWRCSRNVIPDQKYCERHTHKSRPRSRKHVESSHQSSHHNDIRTAKNDTSQLVRTYPQFYGQPISQIPVLSTLPSASSPYDHHRGLRWFTKEDDAIGTLNPETQEAVQLKVGSSRELKRGFDYDLNFRQKEPIVDQSFGALQGLLSLNQTPQHNQETRQFVVEGKQDEAMGSSLTLSMAGGGMEETEGTNQHQWVSHEGPSWLYSTTPGGPLAEALCLGVSNNPSSSTTTSSCSRSSS; via the exons ATGAGGATGCTTCTTGGGATTCCTTACGTAGACAAGTCGGTTCTTTCCAACTCTGTTCTTGAGAG AGGCAAGCAGGATAAAAGCAAACTATTGTTAGTCGACAAATGCCATTATGAGCTTGATGTTGAAG AACGCAAGGAAGATTTTGTTGGTGGGTTTGGATTTGGTGTTGTAGAAAATTCGCATAAAGACGTTATGGTGCTACCTCATCATCACTATTATCCATCATATTCATcaccttcctcttcttctttgtgttaCTGTTCTGCTGGTGTTAGCGATCCCatgttctctgtttctagCAATCAGGCTTACACTTCTTCTCACAGTGGTATGTTCACACCCGCCGGTTCTGGTTCTGCTGCTGTGACTGTAGCAGATCCTTTTTTCTCCTTGAGCTCTTCAG GGGAAATGAGAAGAAGTATGAACGAAGATGCTGGTGCAGCTTTCAGCGAAGCTCAATGGCATGAGCTTGAGAGGCAGAGGAATATATACAAGTACATGATGGCTTCTGTTCCTGTTCCTCCAGAGCTTCTCACACCCTTTCCCAAGAACCACCAATCAAACACTAACCCGGATG TGGATACATATAGGAGTGGAATGTTTAGTATTTATGCTGATTACAAGAATCTGCCGTTGTCTATGTGGATGACAGTAACTGTGGCAGTGGCGACAGGAGGCTCATTGCAGCTGGGGATTGCTTCAAGCGCAAGCAATAACACGGCTGATCTGGAGCCATGGAGGTGCAAGAGAACAGATGGGAAGAAATGGAGGTGCTCTAGAAACGTGATTCCTGATCAGAAATACTGTGAGAGACACACACACAAGAGCCGTCCTCGTTCAAGAAAGCATGTGGAATCATCTCACCAATCATCTCACCACAATGACATTCGTACGGCTAAGAATGATACTAGCCAGCTTGTGAGAACTTATCCTCAGTTTTACGGACAACCTATAAGCCAGATCCCTGTGCTTTCTACTCTTCCGTCTGCCTCCTCTCCATATGATCACCACAG AGGACTGAGGTGGTTTACGAAAGAAGATGATGCCATTGGAACCTTAAACCCGGAGACTCAAGAAGCTGTCCAGCTGAAAGTTGGATCAAGCAGAGAGCTCAAACGGGGATTCGATTATGATCTGAATTTCAGGCAGAAAGAGCCAATAGTAGACCAGAGCTTTGGAGCATTGCAGGGTCTATTAAGTCTAAACCAGACACCACAACATAACCAAGAAACAAGACAGTTTGTTGTAGAAGGAAAGCAAGATGAAGCGATGGGAAGCTCTCTGACACTCTCAATGGCTGGAGGAGGCATGGAGGAAACAGAGGGAACAAACCAGCATCAGTGGGTTAGCCATGAAGGTCCATCATGGCTCTATTCAACAACACCAGGTGGACCATTGGCTGAAGCACTGTGTCTCGGTGTCTCCAACAACCCAAGTTCTAGTACTACTACTAGTAGCTGCAGCAGAAGCTCAAGCTAA
- the GRF8 gene encoding growth-regulating factor 8 — translation MGTRAERKEDFVGGFGFGVVENSHKDVMVLPHHHYYPSYSSPSSSSLCYCSAGVSDPMFSVSSNQAYTSSHSGMFTPAGSGSAAVTVADPFFSLSSSGEMRRSMNEDAGAAFSEAQWHELERQRNIYKYMMASVPVPPELLTPFPKNHQSNTNPDVTVAVATGGSLQLGIASSASNNTADLEPWRCKRTDGKKWRCSRNVIPDQKYCERHTHKSRPRSRKHVESSHQSSHHNDIRTAKNDTSQLVRTYPQFYGQPISQIPVLSTLPSASSPYDHHRGLRWFTKEDDAIGTLNPETQEAVQLKVGSSRELKRGFDYDLNFRQKEPIVDQSFGALQGLLSLNQTPQHNQETRQFVVEGKQDEAMGSSLTLSMAGGGMEETEGTNQHQWVSHEGPSWLYSTTPGGPLAEALCLGVSNNPSSSTTTSSCSRSSS, via the exons atgGGAACAAGAGCAGAACGCAAGGAAGATTTTGTTGGTGGGTTTGGATTTGGTGTTGTAGAAAATTCGCATAAAGACGTTATGGTGCTACCTCATCATCACTATTATCCATCATATTCATcaccttcctcttcttctttgtgttaCTGTTCTGCTGGTGTTAGCGATCCCatgttctctgtttctagCAATCAGGCTTACACTTCTTCTCACAGTGGTATGTTCACACCCGCCGGTTCTGGTTCTGCTGCTGTGACTGTAGCAGATCCTTTTTTCTCCTTGAGCTCTTCAG GGGAAATGAGAAGAAGTATGAACGAAGATGCTGGTGCAGCTTTCAGCGAAGCTCAATGGCATGAGCTTGAGAGGCAGAGGAATATATACAAGTACATGATGGCTTCTGTTCCTGTTCCTCCAGAGCTTCTCACACCCTTTCCCAAGAACCACCAATCAAACACTAACCCGGATG TAACTGTGGCAGTGGCGACAGGAGGCTCATTGCAGCTGGGGATTGCTTCAAGCGCAAGCAATAACACGGCTGATCTGGAGCCATGGAGGTGCAAGAGAACAGATGGGAAGAAATGGAGGTGCTCTAGAAACGTGATTCCTGATCAGAAATACTGTGAGAGACACACACACAAGAGCCGTCCTCGTTCAAGAAAGCATGTGGAATCATCTCACCAATCATCTCACCACAATGACATTCGTACGGCTAAGAATGATACTAGCCAGCTTGTGAGAACTTATCCTCAGTTTTACGGACAACCTATAAGCCAGATCCCTGTGCTTTCTACTCTTCCGTCTGCCTCCTCTCCATATGATCACCACAG AGGACTGAGGTGGTTTACGAAAGAAGATGATGCCATTGGAACCTTAAACCCGGAGACTCAAGAAGCTGTCCAGCTGAAAGTTGGATCAAGCAGAGAGCTCAAACGGGGATTCGATTATGATCTGAATTTCAGGCAGAAAGAGCCAATAGTAGACCAGAGCTTTGGAGCATTGCAGGGTCTATTAAGTCTAAACCAGACACCACAACATAACCAAGAAACAAGACAGTTTGTTGTAGAAGGAAAGCAAGATGAAGCGATGGGAAGCTCTCTGACACTCTCAATGGCTGGAGGAGGCATGGAGGAAACAGAGGGAACAAACCAGCATCAGTGGGTTAGCCATGAAGGTCCATCATGGCTCTATTCAACAACACCAGGTGGACCATTGGCTGAAGCACTGTGTCTCGGTGTCTCCAACAACCCAAGTTCTAGTACTACTACTAGTAGCTGCAGCAGAAGCTCAAGCTAA
- a CDS encoding alpha/beta-Hydrolases superfamily protein (alpha/beta-Hydrolases superfamily protein; FUNCTIONS IN: hydrolase activity; LOCATED IN: endomembrane system; EXPRESSED IN: 10 plant structures; EXPRESSED DURING: 4 anthesis, F mature embryo stage, petal differentiation and expansion stage, E expanded cotyledon stage, D bilateral stage; CONTAINS InterPro DOMAIN/s: Alpha/beta hydrolase fold-1 (InterPro:IPR000073); BEST Arabidopsis thaliana protein match is: alpha/beta-Hydrolases superfamily protein (TAIR:AT1G64670.1); Has 5648 Blast hits to 5647 proteins in 1115 species: Archae - 17; Bacteria - 3672; Metazoa - 316; Fungi - 186; Plants - 193; Viruses - 6; Other Eukaryotes - 1258 (source: NCBI BLink).), with protein sequence MAVMKIKGAATVAGTWLNEAVSFVVFCILDIVDSFLCLLYKAADYLFEAEWKPCYCLSDKEPITTTRGKILLSHNNGESKILTLSPLQELGGRSKIELEDISETLYTRPSLISDISTISVNELNKRFVKVTRSESECSGHNEKTKNKRRRSLTKSSLTVNFTVVEMLRGKIRPQNLNHDISRWSDCDCGFCTSWASTSDKNHSLFVKTQIPNGVTAKEDVLFIHGFISSSAFWTETVFPSLSASSSTHRLFAVDLLGFGKSPKPADSLYTLREHVEMIEKSVLHKYNVKSFHIVAHSLGCILALSLAARHGGLIKSLTLLAPPYYPVPKGEKKPRQYVMKKVAPRKVWPPIALGASMACWYEHISRTICLLICKHHRVWQFIAGVLTRNNRTVNFLIEGFMCHTHNAAWHTLHNIICGTGSKLDTYLDIVRDKLKCNVTIFHGGDDELIPVECSYNVKQRIPRARVKVIEHKDHITMVVGRQDEFARELQEIWKTSSC encoded by the exons ATGGCTGTGATGAAGATAAAAGGAGCAGCGACCGTAGCAGGAACATGGCTGAACGAAGCCGTTAGCTTCGTCGTGTTCTGTATCTTAGACATCGTTGATTCATTTCTTTGTCTCCTCTACAAAGCAGCTGATTATCTCTTCGAAGCCGAGTGGAAGCCTTGCTATTGCTTGTCGGACAAGGAACCCATCACCACAACTCGAGGGAAGATCCTTTTGTCTCACAATAATGGCGAGTCCAAGATCCTCACTCTTTCTCCGCTTCAAGAACTCgg CGGACGTTCCAAGATTGAGCTGGAGGATATCTCCGAGACCCTTTACACACGTCCTTCTCTTATTTCCGACATCTCAACCATCTCCGTTAACGAGCTCAATAAGCGGTTCGTTAAGGTTACTCGGTCAGAGTCTGAGTGTAGCGGCCATAATGAGAAGACCAAGAACAAAAGGAGGAGATCATTAACGAAGTCAAGCTTGACGGTGAACTTCACGGTCGTTGAGATGCTTCGGGGAAAGATCAGACCGCAGAATTTGAACCACGATATCTCTCGATGGTCGGATTGTGATTGTGGGTTTTGTACATCGTGGGCCTCTACTTCTGACAAAAACCATTCCCTCTttgtcaaaactcaaatcccAAATG GGGTAACAGCGAAAGAGGATGTTCTTTTCATACATGGTTTCATATCTTCATCAGCGTTTTGGACGGAGACGGTGTTTCCAAGCCTGTCAGCCTCCTCCTCGACTCATAGACTCTTCGCCGTGGATCTTCTAGGATTCGGAAAGAGTCCAAAGCCAGCTGATTCACTCTACACGTTGAGAGAACACGTAGAGATGATCGAGAAATCTGTCTTACACAAATACAATGTGAAGTCTTTCCACATCGTGGCTCACTCTTTGGGATGCATTTTGGCGCTTAGCCTAGCCGCTAGACATGGCGGCTTAATCAAGTCGCTTACCCTCCTTGCTCCG CCGTACTATCCAGTACCGAAGGGAGAGAAAAAGCCGAGGCAGTACGTGATGAAGAAGGTGGCGCCGAGGAAGGTTTGGCCACCAATAGCTCTCGGAGCGTCGATGGCTTGTTGGTACGAACACATTAGCCGTACCATTTGTCTCCTCATATGCAAACACCACCGTGTTTGGCAATTCATCGCCGGTGTCTTGACCCGAAACAACAG GACTGTAAACTTTTTAATTGAAGGTTTCATGTGTCACACACACAACGCAGCATGGCATACTCTACATAACATTATATGTGGGACAGGAAGCAAACTCGATACGTATCTAGACATCGTACGAGATAAACTAAAGTGCAACGTGACCATCTTCCACGGAGGAGACGACGAACTCATCCCTGTCGAGTGTAGCTACAACGTTAAACAGCGAATTCCTCGGGCACGAGTTAAGGTTATTGAGCACAAAGATCATATCACTATGGTCGTTGGCAGACAAGATGAGTTTGCCAGAGAGCTCCAAGAGATTTGGAAGACTTCTTCTTGctaa
- a CDS encoding DUF538 family protein (Protein of unknown function, DUF538) (Protein of unknown function, DUF538; INVOLVED IN: biological_process unknown; LOCATED IN: nucleus; EXPRESSED IN: 21 plant structures; EXPRESSED DURING: 12 growth stages; CONTAINS InterPro DOMAIN/s: Protein of unknown function DUF538 (InterPro:IPR007493); BEST Arabidopsis thaliana protein match is: Protein of unknown function, DUF538 (TAIR:AT5G46230.1); Has 362 Blast hits to 362 proteins in 27 species: Archae - 0; Bacteria - 0; Metazoa - 0; Fungi - 0; Plants - 362; Viruses - 0; Other Eukaryotes - 0 (source: NCBI BLink).), with the protein MASEGVVVVGGEREGAEIVYGAEECYKQSLELLEELGFPKGVMPLKNLVECGRVRATGYVWMKQDTPYEHFFEATNTRVSYGLEVTAYVDKCCMKKMTGVKSKQMFLWVPIVEMSMEEPKSKKIYFKTPMGIGRSFPVTGFMDEEEKRNFYLENPKN; encoded by the exons ATGGCGAGCGAGGGAGTTGTAGTTGTCGGAGGGGAGAGAGAAGGGGCTGAGATCGTGTACGGGGCGGAGGAATGTTACAAGCAATCATTGGAGCTTCTAGAGGAGCTAGGGTTTCCAAAAGGAGTCATGCCTTTGAAGAATCTTGTTGAGTGTGGAAGAGTTAGAGCCACTGGTTACGTTTGGATGAAGCAAGACACTCCTTACGAGCATTTCTTCGAAGCCACCAACACTCGTGTCTCCTACGGTCTCGAAGTCACCGCCTATGTCGACAAGTGTTgtatgaagaagatgacag GAGTGAAGAGTAAGCAGATGTTTTTGTGGGTACCGATCGTGGAGATGAGTATGGAGGAGCCAAAAAGCAAGAAGATTTACTTCAAGACTCCTATGGGAATCGGCAGGTCTTTCCCCGTTACCGGATTCATGGACGAGGAAGAGAAACGCAACTTTTACTTGGAGAATCCCAAAAACTAA